GTTCATCCCTACAATGGAATTTTTCAACAACTCTAAAGTATAAAATCGATCTTTTGTAAAAAAAAGGAATCAAATTGAGAATATAAAAAATGAGAGAAAAACAAAATTCACTTTTAGACATACAAAAACCACCCGCAGAAAGACTATACTCCGAAGAATTGGAGCGATTAAAAAAAAGGGACGAAACAAAACCAAAACCGCCCGGTTGGAACCTTTCACCCCAAGCAGTCATAGACTTTGTGTTAGGTGATGTAAATTCCGGAATTTCTCCAAAATTCGTAGGAGAACGAAATTTTATAGAATGTTGTATCGTGGCACTCGCCACCAATCGAGGATTAATGTTAATCGGAGAACCAGGAACAGCCAAAAGTTATTTGAGTGAACTTTTGGCCGCCGCAATTTCTGGAGATTCTTCACTTACGATTCAAGGAAGCGCCGGAACGACGGAAGATCAAATTCGTTATTCTTGGAATTACGCACTGATGTTATCAGAAGGACCGTCCGAAAAATCCCTAGTCCCTGCTCCAATTTATGAAGGTATGAAGTTAGGAAAAATAGTTCGTTTTGAAGAACTTTCCCGTTGTCCTGGAGAAATTCAAGACACGTTACTCTCCATATTAAGCGATAGGGTATTACACATACCGGAATTGAACGGAGAAGAAAATGTACTCTTCGCCAAACAAGGATTTAATATCATAGCCACTTCCAACACGCGGGATAGAGGAACCAACGAAATGAGTTCCGCATTAAAACGAAGATTTAACTTCGAAACCGTAACACCCATTTCTAGCATTTCCGAAGAACAAGCGTTAGTCGAGAGAGAAATGGAACGTTTATTAAAACAAGCAAACGTGCCGACAAAACTTCCCCAGGACTTGACAGAAGTACTCGTAACCTGTTTTCACGAATTACGAAATTCTAAAACAATTTCCGGAAAGGCGTTGGAACCGCTTAGTTCCACGTTGAGTACCGCGGAAGCGGTCAGCGTAGGATTTTCTGCCGTATTACACGCGTATTACTACGACGAAGGAAAAGTAAACGCAGGACATATAGTCTCTAACATGTTAGGTTCCGGTGTAAAAGATTCGGTTGAAGACTTAAAAAAAATAAGACACTACTTTGATCAAGTGGCCGCATATCGAAACGGACACGCTTGGCCAGAGTTTTATCAGTCTAAAAAACTTTTAAACAGGAATTCCTAACTAGATCCACTGTAAAATCCAAAAATGACAATTATTCATATAAAATTTTTGGCAAAATCTCAGTTTGATGATATAAATTAAAAATTTGATGCAGTTCGAAATAAAATATAAAAAATCTCTAAAATATACTTTGAAATTTATAAAATATAATCTTTGAATATTCTAAAAATTAATTTTATGAAAAACTTCACAAACAAGCAGAGTCACTTTTTCCATAAAACAAAAACCGAAAAACAATGAATTCTACTCTTTTCTTTCCGATACGACATCATAGCGTTTCTGCGTCACTCTCTCTTCAAAAATATATAAACGAATTACGTCCTTCAGCAATTTTAATCGAAGGTCCTTACGA
The nucleotide sequence above comes from Leptospira kirschneri serovar Cynopteri str. 3522 CT. Encoded proteins:
- a CDS encoding AAA family ATPase, producing the protein MREKQNSLLDIQKPPAERLYSEELERLKKRDETKPKPPGWNLSPQAVIDFVLGDVNSGISPKFVGERNFIECCIVALATNRGLMLIGEPGTAKSYLSELLAAAISGDSSLTIQGSAGTTEDQIRYSWNYALMLSEGPSEKSLVPAPIYEGMKLGKIVRFEELSRCPGEIQDTLLSILSDRVLHIPELNGEENVLFAKQGFNIIATSNTRDRGTNEMSSALKRRFNFETVTPISSISEEQALVEREMERLLKQANVPTKLPQDLTEVLVTCFHELRNSKTISGKALEPLSSTLSTAEAVSVGFSAVLHAYYYDEGKVNAGHIVSNMLGSGVKDSVEDLKKIRHYFDQVAAYRNGHAWPEFYQSKKLLNRNS